A single genomic interval of Siphonobacter curvatus harbors:
- a CDS encoding response regulator transcription factor: MKILLIDDEEKLALHLQKGLRQAGYAVDIALSASVGLEQAAVGGYDLILLDLMLPGTTGFDVLRTLRAFGIDAPVMILSALNQSRHVVEGLDLGAVDYLRKPFELEELLARIRTVQRSQAGSRLVVWQIGDLRMDLASRQVTRGEQPIALTPREYQLLEQLMRNAGRVLSKAQLTEKVWESDFDRGSNVVEVHIHQLRKKIDRGFAVPLLETVVGVGYRLKGPLEIN; the protein is encoded by the coding sequence ATGAAAATTCTGTTAATCGACGACGAAGAAAAACTGGCCCTGCACCTGCAGAAAGGTCTTCGGCAGGCGGGTTACGCGGTAGATATTGCCTTATCGGCATCGGTAGGCCTTGAACAGGCAGCCGTAGGCGGTTATGATTTGATTTTGCTGGACCTGATGTTACCCGGAACGACGGGCTTTGACGTATTGCGTACCCTACGGGCTTTTGGCATTGACGCTCCCGTGATGATCCTGAGTGCTCTCAATCAGTCTCGCCACGTAGTAGAAGGACTGGACTTAGGAGCCGTTGACTACCTGCGTAAACCCTTTGAGCTGGAAGAATTACTGGCCCGGATTCGTACGGTACAACGGAGTCAGGCGGGCAGTCGGCTGGTGGTGTGGCAGATCGGAGACCTCCGGATGGATCTGGCCAGTCGGCAAGTCACCCGGGGCGAACAACCCATTGCCCTGACTCCTCGGGAGTATCAGTTGCTGGAACAGCTCATGCGTAATGCCGGTCGGGTTCTCTCCAAAGCTCAATTGACCGAAAAAGTCTGGGAATCCGATTTTGATCGGGGCAGTAATGTCGTGGAAGTACACATCCATCAGCTTCGGAAAAAAATTGACCGGGGCTTTGCCGTGCCGCTGCTTGAAACGGTCGTTGGCGTAGGGTATCGCCTCAAGGGACCACTGGAGATCAATTAA
- a CDS encoding helix-turn-helix domain-containing protein translates to MALTSVDDFYREITTCTTLEKQTIFPQDVAKEIGHFNVFSIEDLFQKTTQRSVMPYNRRTYYKISLIRGRNRVEYADKVIDIETNALLFASPKVPYHYVPLDEHQAGYFCIFTDAFLLPSKSGVILDELPIFRPGGIPIFQLSDEKADQFNSLFLKMREEITSDYAYKYDLLRTYVLELIHYGQKLQPLPANSSHPSASARVTSLFLELLEQQFPIDTLHQKVGLRTAKDFANHLAVHVNHLNKVLKETLGQSTTEVIQQRLLQEAKILLKQTNWTVSEIAYCLGFEQVAHFSNFFRKQTSFSPLAFRA, encoded by the coding sequence ATGGCACTGACCTCAGTTGATGATTTTTATCGGGAAATAACGACTTGCACTACGCTCGAAAAACAAACGATCTTTCCGCAGGATGTCGCGAAAGAAATTGGTCATTTCAATGTTTTCAGTATCGAAGACTTGTTTCAGAAGACAACGCAGCGGTCGGTCATGCCGTACAATCGTCGGACTTATTACAAAATCAGTCTGATTCGCGGCCGAAACCGAGTCGAATACGCCGATAAAGTCATTGACATTGAAACCAATGCCCTGCTGTTTGCTTCGCCCAAGGTACCCTATCACTACGTACCACTGGATGAGCACCAGGCGGGTTATTTCTGCATTTTTACGGATGCGTTTCTCCTGCCCAGCAAGAGCGGCGTCATCCTGGACGAGCTACCCATTTTCCGGCCGGGCGGCATACCGATTTTCCAGCTGAGCGATGAGAAAGCCGACCAGTTCAACAGCCTGTTCCTGAAGATGCGGGAAGAAATCACGTCCGATTACGCCTATAAGTATGATTTGCTACGCACCTACGTGTTGGAATTGATTCATTACGGACAGAAACTCCAGCCTTTACCAGCAAACTCCTCCCATCCATCGGCCTCTGCCCGGGTTACTTCCCTTTTTCTTGAATTATTGGAACAGCAGTTCCCCATTGATACGCTCCATCAGAAAGTAGGCCTTCGTACGGCCAAGGATTTCGCCAATCATTTGGCGGTTCACGTCAATCACCTCAATAAGGTTTTGAAAGAAACGTTGGGCCAAAGCACCACGGAAGTCATTCAACAGCGGCTCCTGCAGGAAGCCAAAATTTTGCTCAAACAAACCAACTGGACGGTATCCGAAATTGCTTACTGTTTGGGTTTCGAACAGGTGGCCCACTTTTCCAATTTCTTCCGCAAGCAAACCTCCTTCTCGCCGCTCGCTTTTCGGGCCTAA
- a CDS encoding SDR family NAD(P)-dependent oxidoreductase yields the protein MSIALVTGGSRGLGKNMALSLAKKGIDVILTYHSKADEAQAVVAEIEQLGAKAAALPLDTAHVAGFESFVQQFKQVLADTFGQERFNFLINNAGVGVYTPIGNTKEEDVDQLVNVHFKGVIFLTQHLLPLLTDGGRIINISSGLTRFSNPGYAVYASLKTAIETLSRYMAKELGSRGIAVNVVAPGAIETDFGGGAVRDNAQINQQIASATALGRVGLPDDIGGVVAFLCTEEARWINAQRIEVSGGMNL from the coding sequence ATGAGTATTGCATTAGTTACCGGGGGTAGCCGCGGTTTGGGCAAAAATATGGCCCTGAGTCTGGCAAAAAAGGGAATCGACGTGATTCTTACCTACCATAGTAAAGCTGACGAAGCTCAGGCGGTCGTCGCAGAGATTGAACAACTGGGAGCGAAAGCCGCCGCCCTTCCGCTCGACACTGCCCATGTGGCTGGATTTGAATCCTTTGTGCAGCAGTTTAAACAAGTACTCGCCGATACCTTTGGCCAGGAACGGTTCAACTTTTTAATTAACAACGCTGGTGTGGGTGTATATACGCCCATCGGCAACACGAAGGAAGAAGACGTGGATCAACTGGTAAATGTTCACTTCAAAGGCGTCATTTTCCTGACCCAGCACCTGCTTCCTCTCCTCACCGATGGTGGCCGGATCATCAATATTTCTTCGGGTCTGACTCGCTTTTCCAATCCAGGCTACGCCGTGTACGCTTCGCTGAAAACGGCCATTGAAACGCTGAGCCGGTACATGGCAAAAGAATTGGGATCACGCGGTATTGCTGTCAACGTCGTAGCTCCGGGAGCCATCGAAACCGATTTTGGCGGTGGAGCCGTACGGGACAATGCTCAGATCAACCAGCAAATTGCCAGTGCGACGGCCCTGGGCCGGGTAGGTTTACCCGATGACATTGGGGGTGTAGTTGCCTTTCTATGTACGGAAGAAGCTCGCTGGATCAATGCGCAGCGGATTGAGGTATCGGGTGGGATGAATCTGTAG
- a CDS encoding sugar phosphate isomerase/epimerase family protein, translated as MQRRHFLKQSALLTAGALALRESLAAAPLKTINPFGVQLYSARDVLPKDPKGIMTQLAQYGYKQFESYSGPKGFLWGLEPKEMKSFLDGLGVKMISTHFDFRAAASKPDVLKKNIEMAQGAGLSYLLCPYIGAQKTWDDWKKIADEFNKVGEEVKKGGLKFGYHNHDYSFKPLDGKLPQDYLLASTDPKNVMFELDLCWIDVAGVNTTEHLKKYGKRYELCHIKDYTVKNGKPVQNDIGEGSVDFKKTLRSVLDTSKIKYFLVEQEEYPGSPMDSLKKDAQYMKTLNV; from the coding sequence ATGCAAAGACGCCATTTTTTAAAACAGTCTGCTCTGCTGACGGCTGGTGCCCTCGCCTTACGTGAGTCGCTTGCGGCGGCTCCGTTGAAAACGATCAATCCTTTCGGCGTTCAGTTGTACAGTGCCCGCGACGTACTGCCGAAAGATCCTAAAGGTATCATGACGCAGTTGGCTCAGTACGGCTACAAGCAGTTTGAGAGCTACAGCGGACCCAAGGGATTTTTGTGGGGTCTGGAGCCTAAAGAAATGAAATCGTTTCTCGATGGGCTGGGCGTAAAGATGATCAGTACGCACTTCGATTTTCGGGCCGCGGCTAGCAAACCTGACGTACTGAAAAAGAATATTGAAATGGCACAGGGAGCGGGCTTGAGTTACCTGCTTTGCCCTTACATCGGTGCTCAGAAGACTTGGGATGACTGGAAGAAAATCGCCGATGAGTTCAACAAAGTAGGAGAGGAAGTAAAGAAAGGCGGCCTGAAGTTTGGGTACCATAACCACGACTACTCGTTTAAGCCCCTGGATGGCAAGCTACCCCAGGATTATCTGCTGGCTAGCACCGATCCTAAAAACGTAATGTTTGAGCTGGATTTGTGCTGGATCGACGTGGCCGGAGTGAATACAACCGAACACCTGAAGAAATACGGTAAACGTTACGAACTCTGTCACATCAAGGATTATACCGTTAAAAATGGTAAACCCGTGCAGAACGATATTGGCGAAGGGTCCGTAGATTTCAAAAAGACGCTGCGGAGCGTGCTCGATACGAGTAAGATTAAGTACTTCCTTGTTGAACAAGAGGAATACCCCGGCTCGCCGATGGACAGTCTGAAAAAAGACGCTCAGTATATGAAAACGCTGAACGTGTAG
- a CDS encoding VOC family protein has product MATQIFVNLPVKALEPSVTFFTQLGYSFNPEYTDENATCMVISDTIYVMLLVEPFFQTFTKKSVADAKQTAEVIVSLSLESRAAVDDIIQKALGAGATTPMPAQDMGFMYQHGFQDPDGHLWEFFYMQPNA; this is encoded by the coding sequence ATGGCTACGCAAATCTTTGTAAACCTGCCCGTAAAAGCCCTTGAACCTTCCGTCACCTTTTTTACGCAACTGGGCTATTCATTTAATCCGGAGTATACGGACGAAAATGCTACGTGTATGGTCATCAGTGATACCATTTACGTTATGCTGCTGGTGGAGCCCTTTTTCCAGACGTTTACCAAAAAATCCGTAGCCGATGCCAAACAAACCGCTGAAGTAATCGTATCCCTCTCCCTCGAAAGCCGGGCGGCCGTCGATGACATAATCCAGAAAGCTCTGGGGGCTGGAGCAACCACGCCCATGCCCGCTCAGGACATGGGATTTATGTACCAGCACGGCTTTCAGGATCCGGATGGCCACTTGTGGGAGTTTTTCTATATGCAACCCAACGCGTAA
- a CDS encoding NUDIX hydrolase yields the protein MTTATDETNPDGRGFLPGLALDFVIFGFHDQELKILILEYKNTDLFALPGGFVREKEDLESAARRVLAQRTGLTDIYLEQFHTFGSLQRYDPAPLAQIMQAKGHAAQPDHWLLRRFITVGYYALVDFTRAVPQPDAMADRCAWYELNQLPSLMLDHENIVAKALETLRETLDRKLIGFNLLEEAFTMHTLQRLYETVLGEPLNRSSFQRRMLSLGILQRLEKTYTGKAHKAPYLYRFIQPD from the coding sequence ATGACTACTGCGACGGATGAGACCAACCCTGATGGACGAGGGTTTTTGCCGGGTCTGGCTCTGGATTTTGTCATTTTCGGTTTTCACGATCAGGAACTTAAAATTCTGATTCTGGAGTACAAAAACACGGATTTGTTTGCCCTACCGGGCGGATTTGTCCGCGAAAAGGAAGATCTGGAGTCTGCCGCCCGCCGCGTGCTGGCTCAGCGAACGGGCCTGACCGATATTTACCTCGAACAGTTTCATACCTTCGGAAGTCTGCAGCGGTACGATCCAGCTCCGCTTGCTCAGATTATGCAAGCGAAAGGGCACGCGGCACAACCGGACCATTGGCTGTTACGTCGGTTTATAACGGTAGGGTATTACGCTCTGGTAGACTTTACCCGAGCCGTACCTCAGCCCGACGCGATGGCCGATCGCTGTGCCTGGTACGAACTAAATCAGCTGCCTTCGCTGATGCTCGACCACGAAAACATTGTAGCCAAAGCCCTGGAAACGCTTCGGGAAACGCTGGATCGGAAACTCATTGGGTTTAATCTGCTGGAAGAAGCTTTTACCATGCACACGCTGCAACGGCTTTACGAAACGGTACTGGGGGAGCCACTGAATCGATCGAGTTTTCAGCGACGCATGCTGAGCCTAGGAATTTTGCAGCGATTAGAGAAGACGTATACGGGCAAAGCTCACAAAGCTCCGTATCTCTACCGGTTTATTCAGCCGGACTAA
- a CDS encoding carboxylesterase/lipase family protein, whose product MKTMLTFLLMGTTLAFAQTSKAPQIKTQNGVVEGTVEASGIRSFKGIPFAQPPVGDLRWKEPQPVKNWEGVHKADHFSPAAMQRALFGDMNFRSNGTSEDCLYLNVWTPAKKGNEKLPVLVYFYGGGFMAGDGSEPRYDGESMAQKGIVAITINYRLTVFGFLAHPELTKESPHHSSGNYGLMDQQAALRWVKANVAAFGGDPNKVTIAGESAGSIAVSAQMASPGSKNLFAQAIGESGSLMGTLSPVSLAEAEKKGSQFGESIGAPSLAALRALPAKELLEATAKAAPGSFPITIDGYFFPKPVSDIFAAGDQAQVPLLLGWNSEEMNYRALLGPQAPTVENYKKAVQGRLGASADDILKAYPVTSDAQVEEVGTALAGDLFIGYSTWKWADYHMKTSKQPVYRYLYTQPRPAMRPEMGNAQPGLAGGVVKNTDPATKPAPAAKGAVHSAEIEYAMGNLATNKVYAWTDEDYKVSKTMQNYFANFIKTGNPNGAGLPKWTPATENKVYVMHIGAKTFEQPEQQRERYLAIDEMSKKAK is encoded by the coding sequence ATGAAAACAATGCTTACCTTTTTACTGATGGGAACGACGCTGGCCTTTGCCCAGACGTCGAAAGCTCCTCAGATTAAAACCCAGAACGGAGTCGTCGAAGGAACCGTCGAAGCCAGTGGGATTCGTTCGTTCAAGGGCATTCCCTTTGCTCAGCCCCCCGTGGGCGATCTACGGTGGAAAGAACCTCAGCCCGTTAAAAACTGGGAAGGCGTGCACAAAGCGGATCATTTTAGCCCTGCTGCCATGCAGCGAGCCTTGTTTGGGGACATGAACTTTCGTTCGAACGGAACGAGTGAAGATTGTCTGTACCTGAATGTATGGACGCCGGCGAAAAAAGGGAATGAAAAACTGCCCGTACTGGTGTATTTCTACGGCGGTGGCTTCATGGCCGGCGATGGCTCCGAGCCGCGTTATGACGGCGAAAGCATGGCCCAAAAGGGTATCGTTGCCATTACCATCAATTATCGGCTCACCGTTTTTGGCTTTCTGGCTCACCCCGAGTTGACGAAAGAGTCACCACACCATTCGTCCGGTAATTACGGACTTATGGATCAACAGGCGGCTTTACGCTGGGTGAAGGCCAATGTTGCCGCTTTCGGAGGCGATCCGAACAAAGTAACCATTGCTGGCGAATCGGCTGGCTCTATTGCGGTAAGTGCCCAGATGGCCTCGCCAGGTTCCAAAAATCTGTTTGCTCAGGCGATTGGTGAAAGTGGTTCGCTGATGGGTACGCTCTCACCGGTTTCCCTGGCTGAGGCGGAAAAGAAAGGCAGTCAGTTTGGCGAATCCATCGGGGCTCCATCTTTGGCTGCCCTGCGGGCCCTGCCGGCGAAAGAATTACTGGAAGCGACCGCAAAGGCAGCTCCTGGCAGCTTTCCCATCACTATCGACGGTTACTTTTTCCCGAAACCCGTCAGCGATATTTTTGCCGCGGGTGATCAGGCTCAAGTACCCCTGCTACTGGGCTGGAACTCGGAGGAAATGAATTATCGGGCCCTATTGGGTCCGCAAGCCCCTACCGTAGAAAACTACAAAAAGGCCGTCCAGGGGCGTTTAGGTGCTTCGGCTGATGACATTTTGAAAGCTTATCCCGTGACTTCAGATGCTCAGGTAGAAGAAGTAGGTACGGCTCTGGCGGGTGATCTTTTCATTGGCTACAGCACCTGGAAATGGGCGGATTACCACATGAAAACCAGCAAACAGCCCGTGTACCGTTACCTATATACCCAGCCGCGTCCCGCGATGCGGCCTGAAATGGGCAACGCTCAGCCCGGACTGGCCGGAGGCGTAGTGAAGAATACGGATCCCGCTACCAAACCCGCCCCGGCGGCTAAGGGTGCCGTCCACTCGGCTGAAATTGAGTACGCCATGGGCAATCTGGCCACCAACAAAGTGTACGCCTGGACGGATGAAGATTACAAAGTGTCCAAAACCATGCAAAATTACTTTGCTAATTTTATCAAAACGGGCAATCCCAACGGAGCTGGCTTACCCAAATGGACGCCCGCTACGGAAAATAAGGTGTACGTCATGCACATTGGTGCCAAGACCTTTGAGCAACCCGAGCAGCAACGCGAGCGGTATCTGGCCATTGATGAAATGTCTAAGAAAGCTAAATAG
- a CDS encoding AAA domain-containing protein yields the protein MDYFKKLLELLQIEREEDRQSYLKLTESTSVSERRAAGLSWYPLAIRGSEMSRGDYLTVELERTTHQDIPHQFRFGMPAVLFSNHDPKEDRVEGIVAHQSGNRLRLTLRTDELPEWSRQGKLGIDLLFDDNSYEEMQNALKMADQRSDKPDGSLIRLLTGSASPTFRTDVTLSPLPRLNPFQQQAVGKILAANELAIVHGPPGTGKTTTLVQAIKALWQQTHQKILVVAPSNTAVDLLSEKLSEEGLNVLRVGNPARVSQRLMSLTLDQKMAEHARTKEIKNLKKQAQEYKRMAHTYKRNFGKGERDQRKALFDEAHRLMKEVDQSEQYIIDDLVGRTQVITATLVGANHYTVRNQTFHTVVIDEAGQALEPACWIPILKAQKVVLAGDHCQLPPTVKSKEAARQGLSTTLLEKSVALHPEAVVLLEEQYRMHEQIMGFSSKLFYQDRLIAHASVAHRLLFPGDAPLAFIDTAGCGFEEKLEGTSSTNPEEAAFLMRHLAQLVEQVRARGGDFPSIAVISPYKQQISVLQEQFQHTESLQAVAEYISINTIDSFQGQERDVVYISMTRSNSEGEIGFLSDIRRMNVAMTRARKKLVVIGDSATLSQLPFYADFIAYAESHEAYQSAWEFME from the coding sequence ATGGATTATTTTAAAAAGCTACTGGAATTACTCCAGATCGAGCGGGAAGAAGATCGGCAGTCGTATTTAAAACTGACCGAATCTACCTCCGTCAGCGAGCGGAGAGCTGCCGGCTTGAGCTGGTACCCACTGGCCATCCGGGGTTCAGAAATGAGTCGCGGCGATTATTTGACGGTGGAATTAGAGCGAACCACGCATCAGGATATACCTCATCAGTTCCGCTTCGGTATGCCAGCGGTACTGTTTTCCAACCATGATCCTAAGGAGGATCGCGTCGAGGGCATTGTTGCCCACCAAAGTGGCAACCGTCTTCGTCTAACGCTCCGGACAGATGAGTTGCCCGAATGGTCCCGCCAGGGCAAACTGGGCATTGACCTGCTCTTTGATGACAATAGCTACGAGGAAATGCAGAATGCCCTGAAAATGGCGGATCAACGGAGCGACAAACCCGACGGCTCATTGATTCGACTGTTGACGGGCTCGGCTTCTCCCACCTTTCGTACCGACGTTACGCTTAGCCCATTGCCGCGACTGAATCCGTTTCAGCAACAGGCCGTTGGAAAAATTCTGGCGGCGAATGAGCTGGCCATCGTTCACGGCCCACCGGGTACGGGTAAAACGACGACACTCGTCCAGGCCATTAAAGCCCTCTGGCAACAAACGCACCAGAAAATTCTGGTAGTAGCTCCCAGTAATACGGCGGTGGATTTGCTCAGTGAAAAACTAAGTGAAGAAGGCCTCAACGTACTACGGGTAGGCAATCCGGCCCGCGTATCACAGCGGTTGATGTCCCTGACGCTTGACCAGAAAATGGCCGAGCATGCCCGCACGAAAGAAATCAAAAACCTGAAGAAGCAGGCTCAGGAATACAAACGAATGGCCCATACCTACAAGCGAAACTTCGGTAAAGGTGAACGCGACCAACGTAAGGCTCTCTTTGACGAGGCCCATCGCCTTATGAAAGAGGTCGATCAGAGCGAACAGTATATCATTGACGATCTGGTGGGGCGTACGCAGGTGATTACGGCTACGCTTGTGGGAGCCAATCATTATACGGTTCGTAATCAAACCTTTCATACGGTAGTTATCGACGAAGCCGGACAGGCGCTGGAACCCGCCTGCTGGATTCCTATCCTTAAAGCTCAAAAGGTCGTACTGGCGGGCGACCACTGCCAGTTACCACCCACGGTAAAGTCCAAAGAAGCCGCCCGCCAGGGACTGAGTACCACATTGCTTGAAAAATCCGTTGCTCTCCATCCGGAAGCCGTGGTACTGCTGGAGGAACAGTATCGCATGCACGAACAAATCATGGGTTTTTCCTCAAAACTATTCTATCAGGATCGGCTCATCGCTCATGCTTCGGTAGCTCACCGCCTCTTATTTCCCGGCGATGCTCCGCTGGCTTTTATCGATACGGCGGGCTGCGGGTTCGAAGAAAAACTGGAAGGGACCAGTTCGACCAACCCCGAAGAAGCGGCTTTTCTCATGCGGCATCTGGCTCAGTTGGTAGAACAGGTACGGGCCAGGGGCGGCGACTTTCCCAGCATTGCGGTCATTTCACCTTACAAACAACAAATCAGCGTGTTACAGGAGCAGTTTCAGCACACGGAATCTTTGCAAGCCGTAGCCGAGTACATTTCCATTAACACCATCGATAGTTTTCAGGGGCAGGAACGGGATGTGGTCTACATCAGCATGACCCGTAGTAATAGTGAAGGCGAAATTGGCTTCCTTTCTGACATCCGTCGCATGAACGTAGCCATGACCCGGGCCCGTAAAAAGCTGGTCGTGATCGGGGATAGTGCGACGCTTTCACAACTTCCGTTTTACGCGGACTTCATCGCTTATGCGGAAAGCCATGAAGCGTACCAAAGTGCCTGGGAATTTATGGAATAA
- a CDS encoding FAD-dependent oxidoreductase, with product MNGIELTKNEVFTAPRDGANESLWQSKLHAGTESPSFNESTIYDTLIVGGGITGLTAAVLLQQQGQKCLLVDAHNLGYGTTGGTTAHINTFADTTYAEVENDFGAEAAQQFADDIAGAVSTIQDWVQTYKIDCDFERKQGFVYADEEKQLKELDSLFQSAVKVGVKARLAPEAPVPIPTVKVITIDDQAQFHPLKYLMGLREVFVKAGGVILENTRIEQTTQKDGYHEAESESRILKAKQIIYATHIPPGGVNPLHFEAAPYRSYVLAVTLKDKAYPDALVYDMQDPYHYFRSHVIEGQKYLVVGGADHKTGHGDPEASFAELEAYVRQYYEVDSVAYRWSAQYYMPVDGLPYIGKLPGFSEGIFTGTGYNGNGMILGTLAGKILSDLVLGKENPSAALYDPGRVKPLAAASEFIKENADVAYRFVADRFSTEELDSLDQLQNDSGMVAEFSGQKVAIYKDPSGDIHAVSPVCTHTHCIVNWNNSEKSWDCPCHGARFDTDGTVLTGPARRNLEPIELKGKA from the coding sequence ATGAATGGGATCGAGCTCACAAAAAACGAGGTATTTACGGCTCCCCGAGACGGGGCGAACGAAAGTCTCTGGCAATCGAAATTACACGCGGGCACTGAGTCCCCTTCCTTCAACGAATCAACGATATACGACACGCTCATTGTCGGCGGAGGAATTACTGGCCTTACCGCCGCCGTATTGCTACAGCAACAGGGACAGAAATGCCTGCTCGTCGATGCTCATAACCTGGGTTATGGAACGACCGGAGGAACCACGGCCCACATCAACACCTTTGCCGATACTACGTACGCGGAAGTGGAGAATGATTTTGGGGCCGAGGCGGCCCAGCAATTTGCCGATGATATTGCCGGAGCTGTGTCCACGATTCAGGACTGGGTCCAAACGTATAAAATTGACTGTGATTTTGAACGAAAGCAGGGCTTTGTGTACGCCGATGAAGAAAAGCAGCTCAAGGAACTCGACAGCCTGTTTCAAAGTGCGGTGAAAGTAGGAGTGAAGGCTCGTCTGGCTCCCGAAGCTCCCGTGCCCATACCAACGGTGAAGGTCATTACCATCGACGATCAGGCTCAGTTTCATCCCCTGAAATACCTGATGGGTTTACGCGAAGTGTTTGTTAAAGCTGGCGGGGTTATTCTGGAAAACACCCGGATCGAACAAACGACGCAGAAGGACGGCTACCACGAAGCCGAGTCCGAAAGCCGTATCCTGAAAGCCAAGCAAATCATTTACGCCACGCACATTCCACCCGGCGGAGTCAATCCCCTGCACTTTGAGGCAGCACCGTACCGGAGTTACGTACTGGCCGTTACCCTGAAAGACAAGGCTTACCCCGACGCCCTGGTGTACGATATGCAGGATCCCTACCACTACTTTCGTTCGCACGTAATCGAGGGCCAGAAGTATCTGGTTGTGGGTGGAGCGGACCATAAAACCGGTCACGGCGATCCTGAAGCTTCTTTTGCTGAGCTGGAAGCCTACGTGCGGCAGTACTACGAGGTGGATTCGGTAGCTTACCGCTGGTCGGCCCAGTACTATATGCCCGTGGATGGACTGCCTTACATTGGCAAACTGCCCGGCTTTTCGGAAGGGATCTTTACGGGAACGGGTTACAACGGAAACGGAATGATTCTGGGTACGCTAGCAGGGAAAATTCTGAGTGATCTCGTGCTGGGGAAAGAAAATCCGTCAGCAGCCCTGTATGATCCGGGTCGGGTAAAACCCCTGGCCGCCGCTTCCGAATTTATCAAAGAAAATGCCGATGTCGCCTACCGTTTTGTCGCCGATCGTTTTTCTACCGAAGAACTGGATTCACTCGATCAGCTTCAAAACGACAGTGGGATGGTAGCTGAATTTTCGGGACAGAAAGTGGCCATCTATAAAGACCCGTCGGGAGACATCCACGCGGTTAGTCCCGTGTGCACGCACACGCACTGCATTGTCAACTGGAATAACTCCGAAAAAAGCTGGGATTGTCCCTGCCACGGAGCCCGCTTTGATACGGACGGAACGGTACTGACGGGCCCCGCCCGGCGAAATCTGGAACCGATAGAGTTGAAAGGCAAGGCTTAA